One window of Streptomyces sp. SUK 48 genomic DNA carries:
- a CDS encoding beta-eliminating lyase-related protein, whose protein sequence is MTETSGQDTEPTTEERTEPTARERWAAVRRQGARRLSHAPAGDSLRARLADLAEAGAGVYDLDEPADIYGNRIVAGLEERVAALLGTEDAAFFPSGTMAQQVALRCWAARTGNPAVALHPLAHPEVHERDALSQVSGLRPVHVGSGIDQPTAAEIRDLAEPVGALMLELPLRDAGFVLPTWQELTALVEAARERDAVVHFDGARLWECAEHFGRPLAEIAGLADSVYVSFYKSLDGLGGAALAGPRTLVEEARTWRHRYGGQIFQQFPTALSALIGLERELPRLPEYVRHARVVAAALREGFAEAGLPWARVHPEVPHTHEFQLWLPYEPEVVAEAALRQAEETSVALFPGHWSGDAGPGMARTEVSVRAPGLEWTAEEVRAAVRDFVRRLPGRG, encoded by the coding sequence ATGACCGAGACATCTGGGCAGGACACGGAACCCACCACCGAGGAGCGGACGGAGCCTACGGCCAGGGAGCGGTGGGCGGCGGTACGGCGGCAGGGCGCGCGCCGGCTGAGCCACGCGCCCGCGGGCGACTCGCTGCGCGCACGCCTCGCGGACCTGGCGGAGGCGGGGGCGGGGGTCTACGACCTGGACGAGCCCGCCGACATCTACGGCAACCGGATCGTCGCCGGCCTGGAGGAGCGGGTCGCCGCGCTGCTGGGCACGGAGGACGCCGCGTTCTTCCCGTCGGGCACGATGGCCCAGCAGGTGGCGCTGCGCTGCTGGGCGGCCCGCACCGGCAACCCGGCGGTGGCCCTGCACCCCCTCGCCCACCCCGAGGTGCACGAACGCGACGCCCTCAGCCAGGTCAGCGGGCTGCGCCCGGTGCATGTCGGCAGCGGCATCGACCAGCCGACGGCCGCGGAGATACGCGACCTGGCGGAGCCCGTCGGCGCGCTGATGCTCGAACTGCCGCTCCGGGACGCCGGGTTCGTGCTGCCCACATGGCAGGAGCTGACCGCACTGGTCGAGGCGGCACGGGAGCGGGACGCGGTGGTGCACTTCGACGGCGCGCGTCTGTGGGAGTGCGCCGAGCACTTCGGGCGCCCGCTGGCGGAGATCGCGGGCCTGGCCGACAGCGTCTACGTGTCGTTCTACAAGTCCCTCGACGGCCTCGGCGGCGCCGCGCTCGCCGGGCCGCGCACGCTCGTCGAGGAGGCGCGGACCTGGCGGCACCGCTACGGCGGGCAGATCTTCCAGCAGTTCCCGACCGCGCTGTCCGCGCTGATCGGCCTGGAGCGCGAACTGCCCCGGCTGCCCGAGTACGTCCGGCACGCGCGCGTGGTCGCCGCCGCGCTGCGCGAGGGGTTCGCCGAGGCGGGTCTGCCCTGGGCGCGGGTGCATCCGGAGGTGCCGCACACCCACGAGTTCCAGCTCTGGCTGCCGTACGAGCCCGAGGTGGTGGCCGAAGCGGCGCTGCGGCAGGCCGAGGAGACCTCGGTGGCCCTCTTCCCCGGCCACTGGTCGGGCGACGCGGGCCCCGGCATGGCCCGCACGGAGGTGTCCGTGCGGGCGCCCGGCCTGGAGTGGACGGCGGAGGAAGTGCGGGCCGCCGTACGGGACTTCGTACGGCGGCTGCCGGGACGGGGCTGA
- a CDS encoding alpha/beta hydrolase-fold protein, protein MGLTSNKVLLLAIVLAVALFAGTVWLWPRLARQHWRTIGGRVGLLLATQVAVFASVGLAANQAFGFYSTWADLFGQEDGQGVVVDHIADGAGSPIRVVSASRVPGVSSGLPQVAGQVQKIDILGRSTRIAAPAFVYLPPEYFQPGQRDRKFPVSVVLTGYPGTAQALVDKLNYPSTAQRLVKGGKMQPMILVMLRPSVAPPRDTECVDVPGGPKTETFFAKDLRESVMSRYRVDPTPASWGIIGDSTGGYCALKIAMHHPKSYGAAVGLSPYYKAPIDPTTGDLFHGDKNLRNRANLFWVLKHQAAPETSLLVTSSKIGEHNYKDTLRFIKNVQETNVTRISSIILPSGGHNFNTWRREIPAALQWLGARLVSH, encoded by the coding sequence ATGGGTCTCACGAGCAACAAGGTGCTGCTGCTGGCGATCGTGCTCGCCGTGGCGCTGTTCGCGGGCACGGTGTGGCTGTGGCCGCGCCTGGCCCGGCAGCACTGGCGGACCATCGGCGGACGGGTCGGGCTGCTGCTCGCCACCCAGGTCGCGGTCTTCGCCTCGGTGGGCCTCGCCGCCAACCAGGCATTCGGTTTCTACTCCACCTGGGCGGACCTGTTCGGCCAGGAGGACGGCCAGGGCGTGGTCGTCGACCACATAGCGGACGGCGCCGGCAGCCCGATCCGGGTGGTCTCCGCCTCGCGGGTGCCCGGGGTGAGCAGCGGGCTGCCGCAGGTGGCCGGGCAGGTGCAGAAGATCGACATCCTGGGCCGTTCGACGAGGATCGCCGCGCCGGCGTTCGTGTACCTGCCGCCGGAGTACTTCCAGCCGGGCCAGCGCGACCGCAAGTTCCCGGTCTCGGTCGTCCTGACCGGCTACCCCGGCACCGCGCAGGCGCTGGTCGACAAGCTGAACTACCCGAGCACGGCGCAACGCCTCGTCAAGGGCGGCAAGATGCAGCCGATGATCCTGGTGATGCTGCGCCCGTCCGTGGCGCCGCCGCGGGACACCGAGTGCGTGGACGTGCCCGGGGGCCCGAAGACCGAGACGTTCTTCGCCAAGGACCTGCGCGAGTCGGTGATGAGCCGCTACCGGGTGGACCCCACGCCCGCGAGCTGGGGCATCATCGGCGACTCGACCGGCGGGTACTGCGCGCTGAAGATCGCCATGCACCACCCGAAGTCGTACGGCGCCGCCGTGGGCCTGTCGCCGTACTACAAGGCGCCGATCGACCCGACCACCGGTGACCTGTTCCACGGTGACAAGAACCTGCGCAATCGTGCCAACCTCTTCTGGGTGCTCAAGCACCAGGCGGCCCCCGAAACGTCACTGCTCGTCACCAGCAGCAAAATTGGTGAGCACAACTACAAGGACACGCTTCGGTTCATCAAGAACGTGCAGGAAACGAACGTGACCAGGATTTCTTCGATCATCCTCCCGAGCGGCGGTCACAACTTCAACACCTGGCGCCGGGAGATCCCGGCGGCGTTGCAGTGGCTCGGCGCCCGGCTCGTCTCCCACTGA
- a CDS encoding response regulator transcription factor has product MTIRVMLVDDQVLLRTGFGMVLAAQPDMEVVAEAGDGVEALEALRSTAVDVVLMDVRMPKLDGVEATRRICEQADPPKVLILTTFDLDEYAFSGLKAGASGFMLKDVPPGELLAAIRAVHSGDAVVAPSTTRRLLDRFAPMLPSGNRDPKHKELERLTEREREVMVLVAQGLSNGEIAARLVLSEATVKTHVGRILTKLGLRDRVQVVVLAYETGLVRAGGGR; this is encoded by the coding sequence ATGACGATCCGCGTGATGCTCGTCGACGACCAGGTGCTGCTGCGCACCGGGTTCGGGATGGTGCTCGCCGCCCAGCCGGACATGGAGGTCGTCGCCGAGGCGGGGGACGGCGTCGAGGCCCTGGAGGCGCTGCGCTCCACCGCGGTCGACGTCGTCCTGATGGACGTCCGTATGCCCAAGCTCGACGGCGTGGAGGCCACCCGGCGCATCTGCGAGCAGGCGGACCCGCCCAAGGTGCTGATCCTGACCACGTTCGACCTGGACGAGTACGCCTTCTCCGGGCTGAAGGCGGGCGCGTCCGGCTTCATGCTCAAGGACGTGCCGCCCGGTGAGCTGCTCGCGGCCATCCGCGCCGTGCACAGCGGCGACGCGGTGGTGGCGCCCTCCACCACGCGCCGCCTGCTGGACCGGTTCGCGCCGATGCTGCCCTCCGGCAACCGGGACCCCAAGCACAAGGAGCTGGAGCGGCTCACCGAGCGGGAGCGCGAGGTGATGGTGCTGGTCGCGCAGGGCCTGTCCAACGGGGAGATCGCGGCCCGGCTGGTGCTGTCCGAGGCGACCGTGAAGACCCATGTGGGCCGCATCCTCACCAAGCTGGGCCTGCGGGACCGGGTGCAGGTGGTGGTGCTGGCCTACGAGACCGGCCTGGTGCGGGCCGGCGGCGGCCGCTGA
- a CDS encoding sensor histidine kinase gives MQRLYDFLRRHPTGVDSFWAVVLFGLSTLSEVNLQGAPDHRGSLAAPVVVSAVLCVVVALRRRLPEQMLLLALATGLAQLVLDVETTVADFALLVITYTVATMGAGWASRLALVASFCAASMAQLRWPAQHSSFLGQVAIVVFQTVPFSLAWVLGDSMRTRRAYFAQLEERAARLEKEREAQSKVAVAAERARIARELHDVVAHNVSVMVVQADGAAYVLDAAPDQARKALETISSTGRQALAEMRRLLGVLRTGEHQESGEYVPQPDVEQIDELIEQCRRSGLPVDFAVEGTPRPLPSGVELTAYRIVQEALTNTRKHGGPKAGASVRLVYFDDGLGLLVEDDGKGAPQELYEEGGADGRGHGLIGMRERVGMVGGTLDAGPRPGGGFRISALLPLKPAH, from the coding sequence GTGCAGCGCCTCTACGACTTCCTCCGCCGCCACCCGACCGGGGTCGACTCCTTCTGGGCCGTCGTCCTGTTCGGGCTGTCGACGCTGAGCGAGGTCAATCTCCAGGGGGCGCCCGACCACCGGGGATCGCTCGCCGCGCCCGTCGTGGTCTCCGCCGTCCTGTGCGTCGTCGTCGCGCTGCGCCGCCGGCTCCCGGAGCAGATGCTGCTGCTCGCGCTCGCCACCGGCCTCGCCCAGCTGGTGCTGGACGTGGAGACGACCGTCGCCGACTTCGCCCTGCTGGTGATCACCTACACGGTCGCCACCATGGGCGCGGGCTGGGCCTCCCGGCTCGCCCTGGTCGCCAGTTTCTGCGCCGCGTCCATGGCGCAGCTGCGCTGGCCGGCGCAGCACTCAAGCTTCCTCGGACAGGTCGCCATCGTGGTCTTCCAGACCGTGCCGTTCTCGCTCGCCTGGGTGCTCGGCGACTCGATGCGCACCCGGCGCGCCTACTTCGCCCAGCTGGAGGAGCGCGCGGCCCGCCTGGAGAAGGAGCGCGAGGCGCAGTCGAAGGTCGCGGTCGCCGCCGAGCGCGCCCGGATCGCCCGCGAACTGCACGACGTCGTCGCGCACAACGTGTCCGTGATGGTGGTCCAGGCCGACGGCGCCGCCTACGTCCTGGACGCCGCCCCCGACCAGGCCAGGAAGGCCCTGGAGACGATCTCCTCGACCGGCCGGCAGGCCCTCGCCGAGATGCGCCGCCTGCTGGGCGTGCTGCGCACCGGGGAGCACCAGGAGAGCGGGGAGTACGTCCCGCAGCCCGATGTCGAGCAGATCGACGAGCTGATCGAGCAGTGCCGCCGCTCCGGCCTCCCCGTCGACTTCGCGGTGGAGGGCACCCCGCGCCCGCTGCCCAGCGGGGTGGAGCTGACCGCGTACCGGATCGTGCAGGAGGCGCTCACCAACACCCGCAAGCACGGCGGCCCGAAGGCGGGCGCGAGCGTCCGTCTGGTCTACTTCGACGACGGTCTCGGCCTCCTCGTGGAGGACGACGGCAAGGGCGCCCCGCAGGAGCTGTACGAGGAGGGCGGCGCCGACGGCCGGGGGCACGGCCTGATCGGGATGCGCGAGCGCGTCGGCATGGTCGGCGGCACCCTGGACGCCGGGCCGCGTCCCGGCGGAGGGTTCCGTATCAGCGCCCTTCTGCCGCTCAAACCGGCGCACTGA
- a CDS encoding NADH-quinone oxidoreductase subunit D, giving the protein MSPTTQTTVGIGGAAESTDMVLNIGPQHPSTHGVLRLRLVLDGERIVRAEPVIGYMHRGAEKLFEARDYRQIIMLANRHDWLSAFSNELGVVLAVERMLGMEVPERAVWTRTLLAELNRVLNHLMFLGSYPLELGGITPVFYAFREREVLQNVMEEVSGGRMHYMFNRVGGLKEDLPAGWTARACAAVAAVRSRMDVFDDLVLGNEIFRGRTRGVGALAPEAVHAYGVSGPIARGSGVDFDLRRDEPYLAYGELQDTLKVVTRSEGDCLARFEVLLAQTHNALELADACLDRIAELAPGPINQRLPKVLKAPEGHTYAWTENPLGINGYYLVSKGEKTPYRLKLRSASYNNIQVLTELLPGTLVADMVAILGSMFFVVGDIDK; this is encoded by the coding sequence ATGAGTCCTACGACGCAGACCACGGTCGGGATCGGCGGTGCCGCGGAGAGCACCGACATGGTGCTCAACATCGGTCCCCAGCACCCGTCCACGCACGGCGTGCTGCGGCTCAGGCTGGTGCTGGACGGTGAGCGCATCGTGCGGGCCGAGCCGGTGATCGGCTATATGCACCGCGGTGCCGAGAAACTCTTCGAGGCGCGGGACTACCGGCAGATCATCATGCTGGCCAACCGCCACGACTGGCTGTCGGCGTTCTCGAACGAGCTGGGCGTGGTCCTCGCCGTGGAGCGGATGCTCGGCATGGAGGTCCCGGAGCGCGCGGTGTGGACGCGCACCCTGCTCGCGGAGCTGAACCGGGTGCTCAACCACCTGATGTTCCTCGGCTCCTACCCGCTGGAACTGGGCGGGATCACCCCGGTGTTCTACGCGTTCCGCGAGCGCGAGGTGCTCCAGAACGTCATGGAGGAGGTCTCCGGCGGGCGCATGCACTACATGTTCAACCGCGTCGGCGGCCTCAAGGAGGACCTGCCGGCCGGGTGGACGGCCCGCGCCTGTGCCGCCGTCGCGGCGGTGCGCTCGCGCATGGACGTCTTCGACGACCTGGTGCTCGGCAACGAGATCTTCCGGGGGCGCACGCGCGGGGTCGGCGCGCTCGCCCCCGAGGCGGTGCACGCCTACGGGGTGAGCGGGCCCATCGCGCGCGGCTCGGGCGTCGACTTCGACCTGCGCCGCGACGAGCCCTACCTGGCGTACGGCGAGCTCCAGGACACGCTGAAGGTCGTCACCCGGAGCGAGGGCGACTGCCTGGCCCGCTTCGAGGTGCTGCTGGCGCAGACGCACAACGCGCTGGAGCTCGCGGACGCCTGCCTGGACCGGATCGCCGAGCTGGCGCCCGGGCCGATCAACCAGCGGCTGCCGAAGGTGCTGAAGGCGCCCGAGGGCCATACGTACGCCTGGACCGAGAACCCGCTCGGCATCAACGGGTACTACCTGGTCAGCAAGGGCGAGAAGACCCCGTACCGGCTCAAGCTGCGCTCGGCGTCGTACAACAACATCCAGGTGCTGACCGAGCTGCTGCCCGGGACGCTGGTGGCGGACATGGTGGCGATCCTGGGCTCGATGTTCTTCGTGGTCGGCGACATCGACAAGTAG
- a CDS encoding DUF2520 domain-containing protein, translating to MSTVHQQDHRDRPARLTVGVVGAGRVGPALAASLQLAGHRPVAVSGVSDASRRRAEALLPGVPLVPPAEVLQRADLVLLTVPDDVLPALVTGLAETGAVRPGQLLVHTSGRYGAKVLDPALRAGALPLALHPAMTFTGTPVDVQRLAGCSFGVTAPEELRLAAQALVIEMGGEPEWISEENRPLYHAALALGANHLVTLVAQAMELLRTAGVEAPDRMLGPLLGAALDNALRSGDAALTGPVARGDAGTVAAHLVELRRHAPAAVAGYVAMARATADRALAHGLLKPELAEDLLDALADGTAAGAPGTDSAARGTDSTDSTDSTDSTDTTDSTESDDHDGTDGPTGTEGNDR from the coding sequence GTGAGCACAGTCCACCAGCAAGACCACCGGGACCGCCCCGCGCGGCTCACCGTCGGCGTCGTGGGCGCCGGCCGGGTGGGCCCCGCGCTGGCCGCGTCCCTCCAGCTCGCCGGGCACCGTCCGGTGGCCGTCTCCGGTGTCTCCGACGCCTCCCGCAGGCGCGCCGAGGCCCTGCTCCCGGGCGTGCCCCTGGTGCCGCCCGCCGAGGTCCTCCAGCGCGCCGACCTGGTGCTGCTCACCGTCCCCGACGACGTGCTGCCCGCCCTGGTCACCGGCCTCGCCGAGACCGGTGCCGTACGGCCCGGGCAGCTGCTCGTGCACACCTCGGGACGGTACGGCGCCAAGGTCCTCGACCCCGCCCTGCGGGCCGGCGCCCTGCCGCTCGCCCTGCACCCCGCGATGACCTTCACCGGCACCCCCGTCGACGTGCAGCGCCTGGCGGGCTGCTCCTTCGGCGTCACCGCGCCCGAGGAACTGCGCCTCGCCGCCCAGGCCCTGGTGATCGAGATGGGCGGCGAGCCGGAGTGGATCAGCGAGGAGAACCGCCCGCTCTACCACGCGGCCCTCGCGCTCGGCGCCAACCACCTGGTCACCCTGGTGGCGCAGGCCATGGAGCTGCTGCGCACGGCCGGCGTCGAGGCCCCCGACCGGATGCTCGGCCCGCTGCTCGGCGCCGCCCTGGACAACGCCCTGCGCTCCGGGGACGCGGCCCTGACCGGGCCGGTCGCGCGCGGGGACGCGGGCACCGTCGCCGCGCACCTCGTCGAGCTGCGCAGGCACGCCCCGGCGGCCGTCGCGGGGTACGTCGCGATGGCCCGCGCCACCGCCGACCGCGCCCTCGCGCACGGCCTGCTCAAGCCCGAACTCGCCGAGGACCTGCTCGACGCGCTGGCCGACGGCACGGCCGCGGGCGCACCGGGCACGGACAGCGCCGCACGAGGCACGGACAGCACGGACAGCACGGACAGCACGGACAGCACGGACACCACGGACAGCACCGAGAGCGACGACCACGACGGCACCGACGGCCCGACCGGCACCGAGGGGAACGACCGATGA
- the panC gene encoding pantoate--beta-alanine ligase: MTTALLHTAQELHARTREGRRAVVMTMGALHEGHATLIRGAREIAGPDGEVVVTVFVNPLQFGAGEDLDRYPRTLEADLKIAEQAGADAVFAPSVDEVYPGGDPQVRVTAGPMGERLEGSSRPGHFDGMLTVVAKLLHLTRPDVALYGQKDAQQLALIRRMVRDLNFGIEIVGVPTVREEDGLALSSRNRFLSADERRTALALSRALFAGCDRHAAQEALRARALEVPATQARAEALSAIGESRAAADAHAVAIAAPGGPAAVRAAARQALDEASRYDPPLELDYLALVDPSDFTEIGDDFTGEAVLAVAARVGATRLIDNLPLTFGTLGAAS; the protein is encoded by the coding sequence ATGACCACCGCCCTGCTCCACACCGCCCAGGAGCTGCACGCCCGCACCCGCGAGGGCCGCCGTGCCGTCGTGATGACCATGGGCGCCCTGCACGAGGGTCACGCCACCCTCATCCGCGGTGCGCGCGAGATCGCGGGCCCGGACGGCGAGGTCGTCGTCACCGTCTTCGTCAACCCGCTCCAGTTCGGTGCGGGCGAGGACCTGGACCGCTACCCGCGCACCCTGGAAGCCGATCTGAAGATCGCCGAACAGGCCGGTGCCGACGCCGTGTTCGCGCCCTCCGTGGACGAGGTCTACCCCGGCGGCGACCCCCAGGTCCGTGTCACCGCGGGCCCGATGGGCGAGCGCCTGGAGGGCTCCTCCCGCCCGGGCCACTTCGACGGCATGCTGACCGTCGTCGCCAAGCTGCTCCACCTCACCCGCCCCGACGTCGCCCTCTACGGCCAGAAGGACGCCCAGCAGCTCGCCCTGATCCGGCGCATGGTGCGGGACCTGAACTTCGGCATCGAGATCGTCGGCGTGCCGACCGTGCGCGAGGAGGACGGCCTCGCGCTGTCCAGCCGCAACCGCTTCCTGTCGGCCGACGAGCGCCGTACCGCCCTCGCGCTCTCCCGCGCGCTGTTCGCGGGCTGCGACCGGCACGCCGCGCAGGAGGCGCTGCGCGCGCGGGCCCTCGAAGTGCCCGCCACCCAGGCGCGCGCCGAGGCGCTGAGCGCGATAGGGGAGTCCCGCGCGGCCGCCGACGCGCACGCGGTGGCCATCGCCGCCCCGGGCGGTCCGGCCGCCGTCCGCGCCGCCGCCCGCCAGGCCCTGGACGAGGCGTCCCGCTACGACCCGCCGCTCGAACTGGACTACCTCGCCCTGGTCGACCCGTCCGACTTCACCGAGATCGGCGACGACTTCACCGGCGAGGCCGTGCTCGCCGTCGCGGCCCGGGTCGGCGCCACCCGGCTGATCGACAACCTCCCCCTCACCTTCGGCACCCTCGGAGCCGCCTCGTGA
- a CDS encoding phosphatidylglycerol lysyltransferase domain-containing protein yields the protein MSGGVPGRSSRARRILRGPRPEAVPGLVGRAVALVGLLDIAAGVFPRFRHSRMHAIAEVLPGSFGPFAAALSLSAGVLLLLLAHGLRRRKRRAWRAAVALLPAGAVAQLAYRHSLIGLLITILLLVPLVWHRREFAALPDPRSRWRALANFVLMSAGSLILGLVIVSVHPHRTLGDPSLADRLTHVVYGLFGFEGPVDYQGATSWTVAFSLGALGWLTAVTTIYLAFRPEHPAARLTADDEVKLRELLVKHGRRDSLGHFALRRDKAVVFSPSGKAAVTYRVISGVMLASGDPIGDVEAWPGAIERFMDEAKAHSWTPAVVGCSETGGEVWTRETGLDALELGDEAVVDVADFSLAGRAMRNVRQMVKRIERAGYETRVRRISDLGDAELERVRRAAEDWRGTDTERGFSMALGRIGDPSDGDCLIATAHKADDEPGEYGDLKAILHFVPWGKDGVSLDLMRRDRSADPGMNELLIVAALQAASRFGVARVSLNFAMFRSALARGEKIGAGPVLRAWRGLLVFLSRWFQIESLYKFNAKFQPRWEPRFIVYRATSDLPRIGFATMQAEGFVTLALPLPRFLRRRRSAAERACAHSVTERDARAA from the coding sequence ATGTCGGGCGGGGTTCCGGGCCGATCAAGCCGGGCGCGGCGCATACTGCGCGGCCCGCGCCCCGAGGCCGTACCCGGCCTGGTCGGCAGGGCGGTCGCCCTCGTCGGGCTCCTGGACATCGCCGCCGGGGTCTTCCCGCGCTTCCGGCACAGCCGTATGCACGCCATCGCCGAGGTGCTGCCCGGGTCCTTCGGGCCCTTCGCGGCGGCACTCTCGCTGAGCGCCGGTGTGCTGCTGCTGCTGCTCGCGCACGGACTCCGGCGGCGCAAGCGCCGGGCATGGCGCGCCGCGGTCGCGCTCCTGCCGGCCGGTGCGGTGGCCCAACTGGCCTACCGGCACTCGCTGATCGGCCTGCTGATCACGATCCTGCTGCTGGTGCCGCTGGTGTGGCACCGCCGGGAGTTCGCGGCCCTGCCCGACCCGCGCAGCCGCTGGCGCGCGCTCGCCAACTTCGTTCTGATGAGCGCCGGTTCGCTGATCCTCGGGCTGGTCATCGTCAGCGTCCACCCGCACCGCACGCTGGGCGACCCGAGCCTGGCCGACCGGCTCACCCATGTCGTCTACGGCCTGTTCGGCTTCGAGGGCCCGGTCGACTACCAGGGCGCGACCTCCTGGACCGTCGCCTTCTCGCTCGGCGCCCTCGGCTGGCTCACCGCCGTCACCACCATCTACCTGGCCTTCCGCCCCGAGCACCCGGCCGCCCGCCTCACCGCGGACGACGAGGTGAAACTGCGGGAGCTGCTGGTCAAGCACGGCCGCCGCGACTCCCTCGGCCACTTCGCGCTGCGCCGCGACAAGGCGGTCGTCTTCTCGCCCAGCGGCAAGGCGGCGGTCACCTACCGCGTCATCTCCGGTGTGATGCTCGCCAGCGGCGACCCCATCGGCGACGTCGAGGCATGGCCGGGCGCCATCGAGCGCTTCATGGACGAGGCCAAGGCGCACTCCTGGACCCCCGCGGTCGTGGGCTGCTCGGAGACCGGCGGCGAGGTGTGGACCCGCGAGACCGGCCTGGACGCCCTGGAACTGGGCGACGAGGCGGTGGTGGACGTCGCGGATTTCTCGCTCGCCGGGCGCGCCATGCGCAACGTCCGGCAGATGGTCAAGCGCATCGAGCGGGCCGGCTACGAAACCCGGGTACGGCGTATCTCTGACCTCGGCGACGCGGAACTCGAGCGCGTCCGGCGGGCCGCCGAGGACTGGCGCGGCACCGACACCGAGCGCGGCTTCTCCATGGCGCTGGGCCGCATCGGCGACCCGTCCGACGGCGACTGCCTCATAGCCACCGCCCACAAGGCCGACGACGAACCCGGTGAGTACGGCGATCTGAAGGCGATCCTGCACTTCGTGCCCTGGGGCAAGGACGGCGTCTCGCTGGACCTGATGCGCCGTGACCGCAGCGCCGACCCCGGCATGAACGAGCTGCTGATCGTGGCCGCCCTCCAGGCCGCCTCCAGGTTCGGTGTCGCCCGGGTCTCGCTGAACTTCGCCATGTTCCGCTCCGCCCTCGCGCGCGGCGAGAAGATCGGCGCGGGCCCGGTGCTGCGCGCCTGGCGCGGGCTGCTGGTGTTCCTCTCGCGCTGGTTCCAGATCGAGTCGCTGTACAAGTTCAACGCCAAGTTCCAGCCGCGCTGGGAGCCGCGCTTCATCGTCTACCGCGCCACCAGCGACCTGCCCCGCATCGGCTTCGCCACCATGCAGGCCGAGGGCTTCGTCACCCTGGCCCTGCCGCTGCCCCGCTTCCTGCGCCGCCGCCGCTCGGCCGCCGAACGCGCGTGCGCCCACTCGGTGACCGAACGGGACGCCCGAGCGGCGTGA
- a CDS encoding SAM-dependent methyltransferase yields MTQETPGQRREAPGSPRGWRAAAEEALYGPAGFYRRPEGPAGHFRTSVHASRLFAGAVAELLQRVDTALGRPAALDFVDMAAGRGELVAGVLAALPREVAARVRPYAVEIAGRPAGLDERVRWCAGPPAEITGLLFANEWLDNVPVDVAETDPAGVPRYVLVGDDGTERLGAPVTGADADWLARWWPLGAEEGTRAEIGLPRDRAWAAVTGRVARGLAVAVDYAHTAGARPPFGTLTGFRAGRETTPVPDGSCDLTAHVALDACAAADEHPAPARLLTQRAALHALGLTGGRPPLALASSDPAAYVRALASAGEAAELTARGGLGDFGWLLRAVEIADPLA; encoded by the coding sequence GTGACGCAGGAGACACCGGGGCAGCGGCGGGAGGCGCCCGGGAGCCCGCGCGGCTGGCGGGCGGCGGCCGAGGAGGCCCTGTACGGCCCCGCCGGCTTCTACCGGCGCCCGGAGGGCCCCGCCGGGCACTTCCGTACGTCCGTGCACGCCTCGCGGCTGTTCGCGGGGGCCGTGGCGGAACTGCTCCAGCGGGTCGACACGGCGCTGGGACGGCCCGCGGCGCTGGACTTCGTGGACATGGCGGCCGGGCGGGGCGAACTGGTCGCCGGGGTGCTCGCCGCCCTGCCGCGCGAGGTGGCGGCGCGCGTGCGGCCGTACGCCGTGGAGATCGCGGGCCGCCCCGCGGGCCTGGACGAACGCGTCCGCTGGTGTGCCGGGCCCCCGGCGGAGATCACCGGGCTGCTGTTCGCCAACGAGTGGCTGGACAACGTGCCCGTGGACGTGGCCGAGACGGACCCCGCCGGGGTGCCCCGGTACGTGCTCGTCGGCGACGACGGCACCGAGCGCCTCGGCGCCCCGGTGACCGGCGCGGACGCGGACTGGCTGGCGCGCTGGTGGCCGCTGGGCGCCGAGGAGGGCACCAGGGCGGAGATCGGGCTGCCCCGGGACCGGGCGTGGGCGGCGGTCACGGGCCGGGTGGCGCGCGGGCTCGCGGTGGCCGTGGACTACGCCCACACCGCCGGGGCGCGCCCCCCGTTCGGCACACTCACCGGCTTCCGCGCGGGCCGCGAGACGACGCCCGTACCGGACGGGAGCTGCGACCTCACGGCCCATGTCGCCCTGGACGCGTGCGCGGCGGCGGACGAACATCCGGCCCCCGCGCGCCTGCTGACCCAGCGCGCCGCCCTGCACGCCCTCGGCCTCACCGGCGGGCGCCCCCCGCTCGCGCTCGCCTCCAGCGATCCCGCCGCCTATGTGCGCGCCCTGGCGAGCGCCGGGGAGGCCGCCGAACTCACCGCCCGGGGCGGCCTCGGCGACTTCGGCTGGCTGCTCCGGGCGGTGGAGATCGCGGACCCGCTGGCCTGA